DNA from Chiloscyllium plagiosum isolate BGI_BamShark_2017 chromosome 44, ASM401019v2, whole genome shotgun sequence:
gacttggatgagaattggaagggtgggttaggtTTGCCGATGATGCATAGTTTGATGGAGctatggatagtgtggagggctgttgtaagttgcagcggggcattgacaggatgcagagctggggtgtgtcgtggcagatggagttcaacctggaacagtgtgaagtgtttcattttggaaggtagagtttgaatgcagaatacagggttaaaccaggagtcttggcagtgtggaggaacagagggatcttggggtccatgtttaCAAATCCCTCAAAGtcgccacccaagttgatagggttgttaagaaggcgtatggtgttttggctttcagtaacgggaggattgagtttaagagccatgaggtgaTGCTGCACCTGTATAAatctctggttagaccacacttggaaattGTCAGTTCTGGtggcctcattacaggaaggatgtggaagcttcagagagggtgcagaggagatttaccaggatgctgcctggactgaggggcatgtcttatgaagacagattaagggagctagggtttttctcattggagtgaagaaggatgacttgatagaggtgtacaagatgattggaggcatagatagagtggatggccagagacttttccccaggacagaaatggctatcacgacgggacataattttaaggtgattgaaggaaggtttagcggagatgtcagaggtaggttttttttaatagtgagtggtgggtgtgtggaatgaactgctagcaGTTGTTGTAGCATCAGATACAttagggtcaaaaagtgtggtgctggaaaaacacagccagtcaggcagcatccgaggagctggagagccgacatttcgagcaaaagctctgcatctgcagtcctcattttctcctcagttacattagggacatttaagcgacacaTGGATGGTAGTGAAATGAAGGGTATTATCCTAGAGgtggataaaaggtcagcaccacattgagggccgaagggcctgtcctgtgctgtactgttctatgttctaattcacaTCTAAGCctcttgtacattttttttttttacttttttaaaactgTCTGCCTGAGTTACTGACCCCTCCACtaattagaatagattccccTTATCTGCCCTGTTCATCAGCCTCATAACGTTTCACACCCCAGTCAGATACCTCCTCAGCTTCgtctgctcaaaggaaaacaaccccaatctgtCTGTTCTCTCTTCGAAGCTAAACCACTCCAGCTCGGACAACATTCTGGAGAATCAtatctgcaccctctcaggtgcaattacattcttgtgctgagacaaccagaactgcacgcaatacagTAGCCCGCTGAACTAGCATTATTTTCTGCACAGTCATAACCTTGGTCGTGTATTAGATACCTTGACTGAATAAAAGTCAAATAccgcatttgccttctgaatcacCTTATCAATctatcctgctgccttcaaggatctatggacacaGACACTCTGTCTCTCCGAACCTCCATATCTCCCACGGTCATACTGTTCGTCATGTGCTCCCTTCTTCGAACACACCAGAATGCCTCAcctctgaaactttattgctggaacagcacagcaggtcaggcagcatccagggaacaggagattcgacgtttcgggcacaggcccttcttcaggaatgagcagagagtgttcagcaggagaagataaaaggtagggaggagggacttggaggaggggcgttggaaatgtgataggtggaaagaggtcaaggtgaggtaccctactccgacctatcaccctcacctccaagtccctcctccctaccttttatcttctcctgctgaacactctctgctcattcctgaagaagggcatgtgcccgaaacgtcgaatcttctgttccctagatgctgcctgacctgctgtgctgttccagcaataaagtttcagctttgatctccagcgtctgcagacctcactttctcctcgaagaatgcCTCACCTGTCAACTCCCCTTGAAAATTCCTTATGGATTCAGGGTTCTCCACACCTTCAGGTGGAATGTTCCAACTGAATGGGAGAGAGTGGAGAATTGAAATAACAAGTCACTGTAACGTCAGGATGCAGCTTATGGACTGAACAGAGGTTGTGACCATTCAGTCTGTGTTTGTTGGTTACAGTGTCAAGCAGATCACACCACAGTGAATACAGTAACTGATTTGCCAGAGGTATGTGAAAATCAcgcttaaaaatcacataacatcaggggatagtccaacaggtttatttgggagcactagatttcggagcgctcCTCCTTTTTCATCagggcacaaccacctgatgaaggagcgccttTTTCATCagggcacaaccacctgatgaaggagcgttgctccgaaagctagtgtgcttccaattaaacctgttggactataacctggtgttgtgtgatttttaactttgtccaccccagtccaacaccggcccctccaaATCGTGAAAATCACTGCTTCCATCTTTCAAACTTCGAGAAAAGCATTTTCCTCGTACTGGCCAGACAGGTTGACAccgtcgagagtgtgatgctggaaaagcacagcagctcaggcagcttccgaggagcaggagagtcgacgttttgggcaagagcccttcatcaggaaggaggaaGATTTACACCTTTGCTCAGCTCAGTTTCAAAACCGGCTTTTGCGTTTTGTTTGacgctttttttttcttctgaatttATCGACAGGGTATTGGAAAGGGAAGACTTGCGGTTCTGAAACTGAAACCAACGATCACCCTGGGATCTGACAGAGATATTGCACCCTCCGTGTAATCTGACTGTGCACATGAATGAAAACAACACGGACCCCGGTGGGGAGAAACCATACACATGCGCTGTGTGTTTCCGAAGTTTCAGCCAATCGGCTGGCCTGTTAAGACACAAGTGGAGCTGCGATGGAGAGAAGCAGTGCAAATGCGgagactgtgggaagggattcaattacctgTCTGAGTTGGAAACTCATCAAcgcagtcacaccggggagaggccgttccccTGCGCTgaatgtgggaaaggattcactcggACCTCCGAACTGCTGAGGCATCAACGGGTCCACACTGAcgagagaccttttaaatgctCGGATTGTGGAAAGTTCTACAAAAGCTCTGGGGAGCTGACCTCCCATCAATTTGTTCACACCGACGAGACGCCGTTCAGATgttctcagtgtgggactgggttcAGAAAATTGGATTACCTTCACCGACACCAGCGCATTCacggggagaggccgttccccTGCCCTGAATGTGGCAAGGGATTCACTAACACATCCCGCCTGCTCATACACCAgcgtgtccacactggggagagaccattcacctgctctgagtgtgggaagggtttCACTCAGTCTTCTCACCTTCTGGAACACCGTCGAGTTCACACCGATGACAGACCTTTTAAATGTCCAGACTGCAGCAAGTGCTTTAAAAGTTCCGGGGAACTAATATCCCACCAACGTATTCACACTGACGAGAGACCGTTCAGGTGCTCTCACTGCGGGACTGGCTTCAGGCAATCATCTCAACTCACTGCCCACCAGCGAgtccacactggagagaggccGTACAGCTGTCccaagtgtgggaagggattcactcactcatcccacctgctgacacaccagcgagttcacaccggggagaaaccATTCGCCTGCTCTGTGTGTGGAAAGCGATTCAGTCACTCGTCCACCCTGCTGACGCACCAGCGAgtacacactggggagaggcctttCACCTGCACCAAGTGCGGGATTGGATTCACTCAGTTATCTGCCCTGCAGACCCACCAACGGGTTCACAGTGGCGAGAGGCCTTTCAAATGTCCCGATTGTGGGAAGTGTTATAAAAGTTCCCAGGGGCTGACATCCCACCAAAGTGTTCACACGGGGGAGTGGCCCTTCGCCtgctccgagtgtgggaagggcttcagtCAGCTTTCCGGCCTGGtgacacaccagcaggttcacactggggagagaccattcacttgcACCATTTGTGGAAAGGGATTCACCCGATCGTCCAACTTACTGAGGCACCGAGGAGTTCACAAGTCACTGCAGTGATTGGGTTTTTCAGTTGCATCTGGGACCGAACTATATTCACTGCGGTCACCTTCAGTCCAGTAATAGATTTTAGTACACCTGGACAAAAATCAAAGAAACCAGTTGTGTTCAACACAATTTGTCAGTTCTGTATACCTCTCACCCGAGTTGGTTCTTCTGAAAGTAGTCTCCCTCTGTCCTGTCTCTCCATCCTGACCTCAAACAATAAGCGTGAGGGGCAGATTGGAGCTTCTTTGTCACTAAGACTGTGACAATCTGATCAGCTGCATGTGCtgctcccctccctccccctagTCCATTGGGCCGCACCATCTAGCATCTTGCTCCTTGTCTAAATGCAGAACCTGCACTTTTCTGTGCTGAGCTtcaccttttcttaaaaaaaaaaccaaaaaaaaaacactgctgctaTCCATTTAAtggcactcagccaattttgtgtccatgtTGTTGctggaagtaatggaggctggtacaattacaatgtttaaaaggcatctggatggatgtatgaatagggagggttgtgggccaagtgctagcaagtgggactagattaatttagaatatctggtcagcggagtcgaattggactggagagtctatttctgtgctgtatgtctctatgactgcaCTATTGCTCACAAGCCTGCTgtgtggtactttatcaaatgcttgcAGGAAGTCCACGTAACCCTATGATCATCATTTACCCTTTCCTTTACCTCAAGAAGACAGCAAATATTTTAGTTGAACTTgatttctttttcttgagatctgttttctttaatcatcctctttttttttccccaatttgtCATTGtaagtacaggtacacaatcctttatccaaaatctttggggccagttgtttttcggAATTGGGACTTTTTCAGAATAAATGCCATTTTCAacggtgaaatttaaaaaaaactttattgaaCAGCAGACGCACGTGTGATTACTATGAGCGCTGCGACACAGTTGACGCCTGCCAATGCTGGGCCACGCCACCACATCACGTCTGAGTGATATGGTTCACATGGGTGTGGTGTCGGTCACCTGTTTACGCGCCAAAATGACATTCCACGGAAAACATTTCGGAGCTTTTcagaatttcagataaaggattgtgtacttgTACAAAATAATTTTGAGAGGCTTCCAAACCATCGGGATTAAACTGATTGGCTTGTCGTTGCTCAGCTTATCATTATTTCTTTTTACAAAGGCAAAATGTTTACAATTCTCGTTTTCTGACAAAAGCACTTTGTCTAAGGAAGGCCGGAAAATAGTGCAGTTGCCTCCTGCTCTTACTTCCCTTTGAAATGTTTCATCTGTCGTCACTTTAAGTAGGCACCACTTGTTCAAAAGCATCTTTACTTGAATGAAATACTAGTTTAAACAGATGGCAGCAGAACCTTCCTATTAGCACCCACATTTTCACTGTACCATACCGTTTTAATTAGTTTATCTCCAATAATTTGGCTTCTATTTCTGCCCTTCTTGTTGCCTCTACTACTTTCCTCACTTCTGTGATTGTTCACGAGATTTTGTACGTCTGTCATCTCGAGTTCTGATGTGAATTTTGAAATTTGACTATTGAAGTGTGTTTCCTGTTAGATTCTCGGGGAAAATTGCTTGGTTTTCGATAAACATTTAGCGTAATAAAATTGTGTTATTTTCGTAACAAGTATTGGTGTGGAGAGTTTTTTAATAAATTGTGTGTTTGAGTTGTAGATGTTTAAAGTCTTCCACCTCTAACTGTCCCATCTCTGTCCTGTAATTAAAATGATCTGTAGATCGTGCAGTAGTACTCGGCGCATATTTGACCACTATATCGATTGACTTCCATCGTGTCATATGTTCACTTTGGCAAATAATCAGACAAAAAATATTATTAATCAAGAGTAAATACAGTTGCTGGTTAGGTGACTACCCAGAGTTCTCTGAGGCCCAGAAATTGCCAGAAGACAGTGTGGCGGTGGTGGGAAACATTGCGCAGGTGCACAGTCGAGCGTGATGGAAGCATGTACAATGGGATCTGATCAGGGAGCTCCAGCCTGAGAGGTATGGGGTGAGAAAGCAGGAGGAGAAATGAAGCTGGGTGGTGGTCGGGAAGGCTTACCAAATGTCCGCTGGAGGCCACAAGCGAGCAAGATGCAGATTGGGCTCCAATTTGACAATTGTTGCATTAACAACTGCCATGTTTATCGAGGGGCAGTGGGGTCTCGAGCTTTCTAGGGAGCCAGTTGCCAAATTACATCGTTGATAATGCACCGTGCGGCTTAAAACACGAGTTTATATGACAGTGGATTGCATATAACATAACTTTCAAACAACTTTTCTCCCAATTATGCTCATTTTGCTGCTCGATGCTTTGACTGCCAGACCCTTCTAGTGGCCAAAAAAGCCCGCAACAGACTCTGTGCCCAAATGAATGTGGCAAATCAGAGTGACCCTGCAATGGACAAAAAGAGACGTCGCATTATTTTACTATTTGGCATCTTGGGCAGTTTCATCTTGCAATACCTACTGTCTTTGAAGACAAGCATCTCTGTCTGAATTGTGAAAATTACTTGTTCCCTTAATTCTATCTGTATCCTTTGGAAAACTGGATGTATGCTTCAGTTGGTGACCTCCTACATCAGTCCCATTTATTTATGCAGGGACCCAGAGTAATTTCTGAGCCAAGTTAAGTACTTGTATAATATATGCACTAGGCCCTTAAAGTATTTACATTTTGGAAATCAGGCAATATAATGTGAACTTCAGGCAACATTGTATCTGGTGATCCACCTGCCTGTGTCACATATAGCTGACTTCCAAAGTGGATTTGAATGTTAGTGTAAATGTAATAATGTCGGAACAGTGGAAATAGGAGATGGCCATTCTGTGCATTAAAGCTGGCTCAATGTTCAATTAATCTTTGATCGACCATCTAACCCAACACTGATTCCACCCTATCCCAGTATCCATGCTATTATTACCATTAAGAAAAAAACTGTCGATGTTtgaagattcaccatcctctctcACTGCCTGTGTCTGTTGTGTGTGCGCGACTGTGCTGTCCTTGCTGGGTTGTCAGGTCTAACTACACGCATCACACCAGTTAGTAGATTAATTGGATCGGTGCTAGTGGATGGTGTGGAGCAACTGTTTCACATGCAATCTTAGCAATTCGTGTTCCCTCCTCGGAGCTGAAGGGAATTGTGCAAACTCGTTGTGAGGATTCCCTCGTTGCAAttctgtaagagagagagagattaatgaAATGGAAACATGTCCAGCTGATGATTCATCGTTTCAGGCTCGATTTCTTAGCTTGTGCACACACTAAACGGATGCATGTTTTAGTCAGGATGCACCTTTGCCCTATTCCTCGGCTTCTTTACTTTCTGGGATCTGCACTGTTCTCACCATCGATACATTTAATCTCTCACAATATTGCCCAGCATCAGTGCCTTCTCAGTTCAAGGTGACCATGTAATTAGGGGTCTACTTCTTGGTATTTTGCCACTGGATTTCGTTTCCCTTACATCTCCACCATTGCACCCAATAAAAGACATGCATTATGGACCCTTATTACAGTGGATCCAATTGTCAATCATGATGCGACAGAAAAAATGACAGCTTGCAATTATTTGGAATAAACTGTCGGAGTTTCAGACACCTCAACAGTGGTTTTGGAAGAGATTACAAAGCCTCAGTGAGGACTAACTCCCAAAGTGGCTCTGGATTGCACAGTCCCTTCATAATTAGTCTCATTTAAATATTCTGTGGTAAGAGTACAATTCACTGTATCCAAGTGAATCATTACATCCACCGGGTCAGCATCTAGTAAGGATTTgccaattgaaaaaaaattctaagAATAAATCAAATACATGAGACAATCTTTCAATAtttactgaagtttttttttaacttcctccTTTTCGTTCAAACAGCCCATCTGATAAAAAATGCATGTAATGCACTGTTCCGTAGCTCAGGAATGCTGAGGCATTGAGCAGTGCTATTGAAATGCAAGCTTTGTATTGCTTCAGTCACTAAAAAATTACAGAATTGAGGAATATAACTGTACTTTCTAATTTCCAAATGCCAGcatttctctctgtatctgtttCCCTCATATGGGTCTCCTCTGTATCTATCTTTCTGCACCAAATCTATAAGACCACAGGAGACAAGAGCAGGAATAAGTGATTCAGCCCTTCAAATTTGTTCCCCGttcattaggatcatggctgatttgacttTCCAGCTTCCTGTCCATTTCCCCACACCCCCTCCTTCTCAGGaatcaatctatctcagccttagatatacacaaggattctgccccacagctctcagTGGCAAGGGGTTCCAAAGACCAATGGTACTCCAAGATAATAAATTCCTCATCTCATTTAGAAATCGTAGCCCTTAATTCTAAGACGATGCGCTCTGGTCGTATGCTTTCCtatgagggaaaacatcctctcagcatttaccttatCAAGCTCCTCAAGAATCTTttctgttttagagtcatagagatgtacagcatggaaacagacccttcggtccaacctgtccatgacgaccagatatcccaacccaatctagtcccacctgccagcacctggcccatatccctccaatctcttcctattcatatacccatccaaatgcctcttaaatgttgcaattgtaccagcctccaccacatcctctggcagctcattccaaacacgtaccacct
Protein-coding regions in this window:
- the LOC122543472 gene encoding zinc finger protein 665-like produces the protein MNENNTDPGGEKPYTCAVCFRSFSQSAGLLRHKWSCDGEKQCKCGDCGKGFNYLSELETHQRSHTGERPFPCAECGKGFTRTSELLRHQRVHTDERPFKCSDCGKFYKSSGELTSHQFVHTDETPFRCSQCGTGFRKLDYLHRHQRIHGERPFPCPECGKGFTNTSRLLIHQRVHTGERPFTCSECGKGFTQSSHLLEHRRVHTDDRPFKCPDCSKCFKSSGELISHQRIHTDERPFRCSHCGTGFRQSSQLTAHQRVHTGERPYSCPKCGKGFTHSSHLLTHQRVHTGEKPFACSVCGKRFSHSSTLLTHQRVHTGERPFTCTKCGIGFTQLSALQTHQRVHSGERPFKCPDCGKCYKSSQGLTSHQSVHTGEWPFACSECGKGFSQLSGLVTHQQVHTGERPFTCTICGKGFTRSSNLLRHRGVHKSLQ